One Mycobacterium paraseoulense genomic window, TATGGGCCTTCGACAAGCCACACCCCACCCGGGGGTTCTCCTCACATCAAGCCGACACGCCTGCTACCAACCTCGTGGCCGAGTACACCTAGGGCTTCAATGCGCGACTGCTGATGTGGCTCAGCATGTCCCGGATCGCTCCCGCGGGCGGTGTGCGCCCGCCGACCCAGATGGCGCGAAACTTACGCCGTAGGTCCAAGTCTCGGATGGTGACCGCGTGCAGCCGCCCGACGGCCAGGTCGTCGGCCACCGCCAGCCGGCTCATCCCCGCCGGCCCCGCCCCGGCGAGCACGGCGGCGCGCATCGCCGCCGCCGACGTCAGCTCCAGCACGGGCGGCGCCTGCTGCATGTCCTCGCCCAGCACCTGACGCAGCGCCACCGTCAGCGAATCGCGGATGCCCGAATGGGGTTCGCGCGCCACCAAGGGTGTTTCGGCGAGTTCGCGGGCGGTCACCACCCGCGAGCGTCGAGCCCACTTGTGCCCCGGCGGGACCACGATCACCAACTCGTCCTGCCCCACCACGCAGCTGCCCAATCCCTTGGGCTGGCCGGGGTTTTCGACGAAGCCCAGATCGACGGTGCCGTCGCGCACCGCGGCGATGGCCTGCTCGCTGTTGGTGGCGGTCAGGATCACCTGCGGTGCGGCTCCCCCGCGCCGCGTCGCCTCGGTCTGCAGGGACAGCAGCCAATGCGGCATCAGCTGCTCGGAAATCGTCTGGCTGGCAGCCACCCTGATGCGTTCGCGGCCCTCCTTGCGCAGTCCGCCCAGCCCCGCGTCGATCTCGTTGGCGACCTCAAGCAAGCGCGCGGCCCACTCCGCCACGATCAAACCCGCGGGCGTCAATTCCGAACCGCGCGTTGTCCGCACGGCCAGCGTGACGCCGACCAGGGCCTCCATCGATGCGAGCCGCCGTGACACGGCCTGCTGGGTGATCCCGAGCTCGCGGGCGGCGCGTCCGAGGCTGCCCGTCTCGGCGATCGCCAAAAAGACCTCGAACGAGGCCAGTTCGGGCATGCGGGGGCTGAGCGGCATGGGTGGTCAATCACAATCGGTAGGCGTGACACAACCATAGCTTGTGACTCCACAACACCGGAACCTCTACTCGCGCGGCGGCCGGCCGAGCACCATAGGAAACATGACCCGCACAGCCCCATACCACGTCGCGATCGTGGGTTCCGGCCCTTCCGGGTTCTTCGCGGCCGCGTCACTGCTCAAGGCCGCCGACGCCTCCGGGTTCGGCATCGCCGTCGACATGCTCGAAATGCTGCCCACCCCTTGGGGGCTGGTGCGGTCGGGCGTGGCACCCGATCACCCGAAGATCAAGTCGGTCAGCCAGCAGTTCGAGAAGACCGCCGAAGACCCGCGCTTTCGCTTCTTCGGCAACATCAAGGTGGGTGAGCACGTCTCGGCCGGCGAACTCGCCGAGCGCTACGACGCGGTGATCTACGCCGTCGGCGCCCAGTCCGACCGCGCCCTCAACATCCCCGGCGAACACCTGCCCGGCAGCGTGGCCGCGGTCGACTTCGTCGGCTGGTACAACGCGCACCCGCACTTCGAGCAGATGACGCCCGACCTGTCGGGTGCGCGCGCCGTCGTCGTGGGCAACGGCAACGTGGCCGTCGACGTCGCCCGCATGCTGGTCACCGACCCCGACGTGCTGGCGCGCACCGACATCGCCGATCACGCGCTGGAGTCGTTGCGGCCCTGCGGCGTTGAGGAAGTGGTGCTGATCGGTCGACGCGGCCCCCTGCAAAGCGCCTTCACCACACTGGAATTGCGAGAGCTCGGCGAGCTCGACGGCGTCGACGTGGTGGTGGAACCCGCCGATCTGGAGGGCATCACGGACGACGACGCCGCCGCTGCCGGCAAGGTCACCAAGAACAACATCAAGGTGCTGCGCGAGTACGCCGGGCGCGCGCCCCGGCCCGGGCACCGCCGAATCGTGTTGCGGTTCCTCACCTCCCCTATCGAGCTCAAAGGCGCCGAGAGGGTGGAGAGCATCGTGCTCGGGCGCAACGAGCTGGTCACCGACGCCGGCGGGCGGATGATCGCCAAAGACACCGGGGAGCGCGAGGAACTGCCCGCGCAGCTGGTGGTGCGGGCGGTCGGCTACCGGGGCGTGGCCATACCGGGGCTGGCGTTCGACGAGAAGACCGGCACGATCCCGCACACCAGCGGCAGGATCGACGGCAGCCGCAACGAATACGTGGCCGGCTGGATCAAACGCGGCCCGTCCGGCGTCATCGGCACCAACAAGAAGTGCTCCCAGGACACCGTCGACACGGTGCTGGGTGACCTGGCCGGCGGGTCGGCAGACCGCCCGGACGCCTATGGCGACGAGCTAGCCGAATGGCTCACTTCGCGCCAGCCGCAGCTGGTCACCGCCGCGCACTGGCGGGCCATCGACCGCTTCGAGCGAGAGGCCGGCGAGCCGCACGGGCGCCCCCGCGCCAAACTTGCCAGCCTCGCCGAGCTGCTGCGAATCGGGCACGGCTAATCTCCGATAGCTGATAGGGAAGGACAACATCCATGGCATACGTGATCGGCGAACCCTGCGTCGACATCAAGGACAAGGCGTGCATCGAGGAATGCCCCGTCGACTGCATCTACGAGGGCGCGCGGATGCTCTACATCCACCCCGACGAGTGCGTCGACTGCGGCGCCTGCGAGCCGGTCTGCCCCGTCGAGTCCATCTACTACGAGGACGACCTGCCGGCCGAATACAGCCAGTACACGCAGATCAACGCCGACTTCTTCACCGAACTGGGCTCGCCCGGCGGCGCGGCGAAGGTCGGGCTGACCGAGAACGACCCGGCCGCGGTCAAGAACCTGGAGAGCCGGGCCGGGGCCACGTAGGACCCGTCACGCCAACAGCGCTGCGAGTTCGGCGCGGGGCACCGAAAGCCGCTGGGGCCCATCGACTTGCGAGAGCACCTGCCCCTGGCTGAAGAAGAAGATCACGGCGTCGTCGGTGATCGCGAAGTTCTGGTACGCGTCGACTCCCGGGTCACCGAACGGAAGCGGACCCAGCCGGCGCCGCACGATCGGGTTGAGCACGTCGAGCGGGTGGGTGCCCGGTTTGAACAGCGTGTCGAAGGTGATGGGAGCACCCTTGCCGACGTCGTAGGTGAACGCCTTGAACGAGGTCACCGGGTGCGCGCCGAAGTCCTGGTTCATGTCCAGCACGACGGTCTGGGTCCTGGAATTCGGCGTCGCAGACCGGTACGCCTTCCCCGAGATCGTCAGCAGGTACGGCAGCCGGCCACTCGGCGGAGACGCCTTGGCGTCGTCGGCCCATCGGTTCCGCGTCTGGATGAGGTAGTCGGTGAGGGGCTGCTCATCGGGATAGCTGACGGGAAAGCTCAAGTCGAGTGTGTAGTCGGAAGTCACGATGTGACCCCGGCAGATCTGGTTTTGGTCGACGGTTCCGCCGAGGTCGGCGCAGGCCGATTGCGCGCCGGCCGTCCCACCGCACGAAAACCCGGTCAGGACAACGACGGACGCCATCACCGCCAGCAGGCGCCCGTCGGTCCCCTCACCCGAGTTCGTACGCATCGTCGGAAACCCGAAAATAGTGCCCCGTGGAGATGTCGGTGCACCTCATGCCGGAGGGCTCACTCGCGCAGCTGATCGGACCGAGCGTTCTGGTCTGACCGTAGTCGAGGACCGGCCAGGAACCGGTGCCGGAACCGAGCGCGGAGTACGTGCACCGGATGAATCCGGCTTCGCCCTGGTCGAGTCGAAAGTCACCGCCCGCGTTGGCCCCCGGCGGGCAGGCCCCGCCGGTGACGTCGTCTCTGGGGGTCCCGGGCGGCACCACGTAGGTGTGATGCTTGATCTGGCAGAGCGCTACGGGCGCCGACGTGCGAGAAGGCTCGAGCAGACAGCGAATGTCTCCAGACGGGGACTGAAACTGCTGCGGGCTGTCGTCGGCGGCCGCGGTCGCGGGCAGGGCGACGATCGGCACAAGGATGCCCAGTGCGTACGCCGCGAGGAGCGGCGTTCTCAGCGGGTTCATGTAGTGGTCCCTTCTGCGTTCAGCCGAGATCGAGCGACTCGCGCGAGATCCGGAAGTAGTGGCCGGTGCTGTCGTCGGTGCAGGTGATTCCGTTCGGTTCGCTGTCGCAGGTGACCGTGCCGACGGTGCGGGTCTGGCCGTACGGCAGCGTGGGTTGTCCGGCAGCAAGGCCGAATTCGGTGTCCCCGTGGCAGTTCAGGACCGGTGCGCTGCCCTGGAACAAGCTGACGCGGTCGCCCCGCGCCAGGTGACAGGTCGGCGCCGTCGGCTCCGGGGGCACGTAGGTGTGGTCGCGGATCTCACACGTGGCGCCGGTTTTCGCGTCGGGCCCCGCCGCCATACTGCAGATGATGTTGCCCGACGGGGACAGGAACACGCCGCTGTCGTCGGCGCGCGCGGGTGGCGCCAACGCGATGGTCGCGATCAGCGCCGCCGTGGAAGCCTTCATGGTGATGGTCATCGGTGCCCGCATGCATTCTGTCAGTGCGCTGCACGTTGCAGCGGTCGTTCGCGACAAGTAGGCACCGTACGCGCGGCTACCGATCCCAACACCACGCCTCGTAAGGTGAGCCCATGCGGACAGCTCGAATCACCCACGTCATCCGGCAGATCGGGTCGCTGATCGTCACGGCGGTGACCGCGGTGTCCACGCTCAACGCCTACCGGCCGCTGGCGCGCAGCGGCTACGCGTCGCTTTTCTCGTGGATGTTCGGGCTGGTCGTCACGGAGTTGCCGCTGCAGACCCTGGTCAGCCAGCTCGGCGGGCTGGCGTTGACGGCTCGACGCCTGACGCGGCCGGTGGGGATCGCGGCGTGGGCGGTGGCGGGTGTCTCGGCGCTGGGTCTGCTGAACTTCAGTCGCGCCGGACACCGAGCCAACGTGCCGCTGACCGAGGCGCTGGACGCCGGGTTGGGTCCCTCTCGGCTCACCGAATCGGGGGATCTCTGGCGCCGGCCGGCCGGCAGCGGCACCGCAAAGACGCCGGGGCTGCTGCGGATGATGCGCATCTACCGCGACTACGCGCACGACTCCAACATCAGCTACGGCGAATTCGGCAGCGCGAACCACCTGGACATCTGGCGCCGCCCCGATCTGGACCCGTCGGGCCCGGCACCTGTGCTTTTCCAGATTCCCGGCGGCGCCTGGACGACGGGAAACAAACGCGGACAAGCCCATCCATTGATGAGCCACCTGGCCGAGTTGGGTTGGGTCTGCGTGGCGATCAACTACCGGCACAGCCCGCGCAACACCTGGCCCGCCCACATCGTCGACGTCAAGCGCGCCCTGGCCTGGGTCAAGGCCCACATCGCCGAATACGGCGGCGATCCCGAATTCATCGCCATCACGGGCGGTTCGGCCGGCGGTCACCTGTCGTCACTGGCCGCGCTCACCCCCAACGACCCGCAGTTCCAGCCCGGCTTCGAGGACGCCGACACCCGGGTGCAGGCGGCCGTCCCGTTCTACGGCGTCTACGACTTCACCCGGTTCAACGACGCGATGCACCCGATGATGCCGGCGTTGCTCGTCAAATCCGTTGTCAAGCAACGGCCGTCGACCAACCTGCAGCCGTTCGTCAACGCCTCTCCGGTCAACCACGTCTCGCCCGACGCTCCCCCGTTCTTCGTCCTGCACGGCCGCAACGACTCGTTGGTGCCCGTGGAGCAGGCGCGCGCCTTCGTCGAGCGGCTGCGCCAGGTCAGCAACCAGACCGTCGTGTATGCCGAACTGCCGTTCACCCAACACGCTTTCGACATCTTCGGTTCGGCGCGTGCGGCGCACACCGCGGTCGCCGTCGAGCAATTCCTGGCCGAGATCTACGCGGCGCGCCGTCAGGCCAATGTGGCCTAGCCGCCGAGCATTTGGGCCACCACGCCGGCGATGATGGCCTCGGGGTCCTGCTCGATGCCGACGGCGCGTAACTCGCCGCCGATCGCGAGGGACGCGATGCCGTGCACCAGCGACCACAGCGGCGCGGCGAGGTCACGCGGGTCCTGACCCTCGACGATGCCCGCCCCCTGGCACGTGACGATGGCGTCGAGGAGGTCACCGAACGCCTGCTCGCCGGCGACGGCGAGGTCGGGATGGTCGGCCTTGGAGAGCTCGGCGCCGAACATGACCCGGTAGTGGTCCGGGTGGGCGATGGCCCAGTGCACATACGCGCGGCCGAGCTCGACCACCCGGGACTTCGGGTCGGGCGCGGTGTCGGCGGCCGCGGTCATCTCGGCGTGCAGGTCGCGGAAGCCCTGCTCGGCCACCGTGGCCAGCAGCGCGGCCTTGTCGGCGAAGTGCCGGTACGGGGCGGCGGCGCTGACCCCGGCGCGCCGCGCCGCCTCGGTCAGCGTGAACCCCTTCGGCCCCTTCTCGGCCACCAGCGAGAGCGCGGCGCTGGTCAGGGCGCGTTTCAGGTCGCCGTGGTGATAGCTGTCCCGCCGCGTCACACCGGCCGACGATTTCCGCTCACGTGCCATGTTGACGACATTAACATTCCGGACTATGTTAAGGCCATTCACATCCTTGGGAAGGGGACGAAAATGGACCAGCAACTCATCACCCCCCGCGCCGGCGACCGCGACCGGGAGAGGGCGGCCGCACGCCTCGGCCAAGCGTTCGCGCAGGGCTACCTGGAATTGGACGAGTACGAGCAGCGACTGCAGGCCGTGTTCGGTACGCACACGACCGGGGAGCTCAACCAGCTCCTTTCCGACCTGCCGCTCGAGCGGATCCGGCGCGCGGATCCACGCCGTCGCGCCGCCCGCATCGAGGCCGCCCGCCGCGGCGTGCGTGTGCACCTCGCCGCCTACCTCG contains:
- a CDS encoding DUF1707 domain-containing protein, which gives rise to MDQQLITPRAGDRDRERAAARLGQAFAQGYLELDEYEQRLQAVFGTHTTGELNQLLSDLPLERIRRADPRRRAARIEAARRGVRVHLAAYLAMTVVVLTVWAAVAATTGATYFWPIWPILGAGIGLASHALGIHPAVKTVAK
- a CDS encoding esterase, whose protein sequence is MRTNSGEGTDGRLLAVMASVVVLTGFSCGGTAGAQSACADLGGTVDQNQICRGHIVTSDYTLDLSFPVSYPDEQPLTDYLIQTRNRWADDAKASPPSGRLPYLLTISGKAYRSATPNSRTQTVVLDMNQDFGAHPVTSFKAFTYDVGKGAPITFDTLFKPGTHPLDVLNPIVRRRLGPLPFGDPGVDAYQNFAITDDAVIFFFSQGQVLSQVDGPQRLSVPRAELAALLA
- a CDS encoding TetR/AcrR family transcriptional regulator, whose protein sequence is MARERKSSAGVTRRDSYHHGDLKRALTSAALSLVAEKGPKGFTLTEAARRAGVSAAAPYRHFADKAALLATVAEQGFRDLHAEMTAAADTAPDPKSRVVELGRAYVHWAIAHPDHYRVMFGAELSKADHPDLAVAGEQAFGDLLDAIVTCQGAGIVEGQDPRDLAAPLWSLVHGIASLAIGGELRAVGIEQDPEAIIAGVVAQMLGG
- a CDS encoding DUF6636 domain-containing protein, with the protein product MTITMKASTAALIATIALAPPARADDSGVFLSPSGNIICSMAAGPDAKTGATCEIRDHTYVPPEPTAPTCHLARGDRVSLFQGSAPVLNCHGDTEFGLAAGQPTLPYGQTRTVGTVTCDSEPNGITCTDDSTGHYFRISRESLDLG
- a CDS encoding DUF6636 domain-containing protein; the encoded protein is MNPLRTPLLAAYALGILVPIVALPATAAADDSPQQFQSPSGDIRCLLEPSRTSAPVALCQIKHHTYVVPPGTPRDDVTGGACPPGANAGGDFRLDQGEAGFIRCTYSALGSGTGSWPVLDYGQTRTLGPISCASEPSGMRCTDISTGHYFRVSDDAYELG
- a CDS encoding FAD-dependent oxidoreductase — protein: MTRTAPYHVAIVGSGPSGFFAAASLLKAADASGFGIAVDMLEMLPTPWGLVRSGVAPDHPKIKSVSQQFEKTAEDPRFRFFGNIKVGEHVSAGELAERYDAVIYAVGAQSDRALNIPGEHLPGSVAAVDFVGWYNAHPHFEQMTPDLSGARAVVVGNGNVAVDVARMLVTDPDVLARTDIADHALESLRPCGVEEVVLIGRRGPLQSAFTTLELRELGELDGVDVVVEPADLEGITDDDAAAAGKVTKNNIKVLREYAGRAPRPGHRRIVLRFLTSPIELKGAERVESIVLGRNELVTDAGGRMIAKDTGEREELPAQLVVRAVGYRGVAIPGLAFDEKTGTIPHTSGRIDGSRNEYVAGWIKRGPSGVIGTNKKCSQDTVDTVLGDLAGGSADRPDAYGDELAEWLTSRQPQLVTAAHWRAIDRFEREAGEPHGRPRAKLASLAELLRIGHG
- a CDS encoding LysR family transcriptional regulator, giving the protein MPLSPRMPELASFEVFLAIAETGSLGRAARELGITQQAVSRRLASMEALVGVTLAVRTTRGSELTPAGLIVAEWAARLLEVANEIDAGLGGLRKEGRERIRVAASQTISEQLMPHWLLSLQTEATRRGGAAPQVILTATNSEQAIAAVRDGTVDLGFVENPGQPKGLGSCVVGQDELVIVVPPGHKWARRSRVVTARELAETPLVAREPHSGIRDSLTVALRQVLGEDMQQAPPVLELTSAAAMRAAVLAGAGPAGMSRLAVADDLAVGRLHAVTIRDLDLRRKFRAIWVGGRTPPAGAIRDMLSHISSRALKP
- the fdxA gene encoding ferredoxin; this encodes MAYVIGEPCVDIKDKACIEECPVDCIYEGARMLYIHPDECVDCGACEPVCPVESIYYEDDLPAEYSQYTQINADFFTELGSPGGAAKVGLTENDPAAVKNLESRAGAT
- a CDS encoding alpha/beta hydrolase, which codes for MRTARITHVIRQIGSLIVTAVTAVSTLNAYRPLARSGYASLFSWMFGLVVTELPLQTLVSQLGGLALTARRLTRPVGIAAWAVAGVSALGLLNFSRAGHRANVPLTEALDAGLGPSRLTESGDLWRRPAGSGTAKTPGLLRMMRIYRDYAHDSNISYGEFGSANHLDIWRRPDLDPSGPAPVLFQIPGGAWTTGNKRGQAHPLMSHLAELGWVCVAINYRHSPRNTWPAHIVDVKRALAWVKAHIAEYGGDPEFIAITGGSAGGHLSSLAALTPNDPQFQPGFEDADTRVQAAVPFYGVYDFTRFNDAMHPMMPALLVKSVVKQRPSTNLQPFVNASPVNHVSPDAPPFFVLHGRNDSLVPVEQARAFVERLRQVSNQTVVYAELPFTQHAFDIFGSARAAHTAVAVEQFLAEIYAARRQANVA